GTGATACTTTTATATTGACTCAAAATGTTTGAAgcgtttttattttttcgatgaataaaaataatactcACATCTCGTTACTATGTACTACAAAGTTTTGTAAGAAAAGAGGCTTAATATTTATGGATGATGTTCGTTGTCACATAAAATTAGATTATTAAATTGAGCGTAAAGctaaataagaaaaatggttttataaaaaaaaaagttgaaaaaggGAAAAGGCAAAGCGAAAGGATGTCATATATGAAGTTTGCTCATTAGCTTAACAAATATACAAACCCgtgtattaaaaaaaatatggtGGTTCAAAAGACTTGATATGGTTTCCTTTGATTTAATCCCACTCTAAATTACGCTTCTTGAAAAATTCGAGTGTGGCATCTGGACCATGGTGGGAACCAAAAGCATAAGGAAGAGGTGACAAATCGCCTGTAGTGTCAAGGACATCATCAAAGATTTTCCAAGAGGTACGAACCTCATCATCACTAATAAAGTGTGTATGCTTTCCATTAATGGCATCGGCAATAACCACTTCATAGGCCTTATGGATCCATGTATCAGGGAAAGCTTCGGGATACTTAACGTCCAAAGTCACAGGAACAATTTGACGAGAGAAACCAGGTTGTTTAATGTGTCCCTTGAGGGCAATGAATTCCTTGGGATAAACACGAAGGACTAGAACATTGCTGCTATCAACGGTAGGGAACATACCTCCTTCCCTACGCTTAAAAGTGATACGAGCTTCAAAGTAATCGCGGTCCAAACCTTTACCGGCAGAAATGATGATGGGAATACCCTTCCAACGAGGTGCTTCAGAGCGAAGTTGAAGAGCACAGAATGTAGAAACTTCACTGTCATCAGCAACACCATCCAGTTCACGATAACCGGGGACCTTTCCATTTGCACTTTTAGTGTACTGTCCATAGACGATGTCCTCCTTGGAAACGGGATGAAGGGATTTCAAGAAGTCAACCTTGCATTTGATGATATCTTCGGCATCTTGAGACTTTGGCTCTTCGATGCAAAGTAAGGTAAGTAGTTGCAAAAGATGATTTTGAACGACATCGCGAAGGATACCAGCGCCCTCAAAATAACCTCCACGTCCCTCACAACCAAAGTCTTCACGAAAGTCGACACGAACACTTTCAATGTGTTCACGATTCCAGATGGGCTCGAACATGGAGTTTGCAAAGCGAATTGCAGTGAATCCATCAATCATATCCTCGCCAAGGAAATGGTCGACTTTGAAAGTATCCTTGGCAGACCAGTGCTTGCTGAGATCGCTGAGAATGGCATCGGCAGACTTGTAGTCGAAGCCGATGGGCTTCTCAACAAT
Above is a genomic segment from Schizosaccharomyces pombe strain 972h- genome assembly, chromosome: III containing:
- the gcd1 gene encoding glucose-6-phosphate 1-dehydrogenase, whose amino-acid sequence is MLSIIVFGASGDLATKMTFPALFALYVRKIIPEDFQIIGYARSKLSQEAANKIVTAHIPIDDTVGASQKALNTFVEHYKYVPGTYDKPESFEMLNSIIAEKETAPASECTRIFYLVLPPHLFAPVSELIKSKAHPNGMVTRLIVEKPIGFDYKSADAILSDLSKHWSAKDTFKVDHFLGEDMIDGFTAIRFANSMFEPIWNREHIESVRVDFREDFGCEGRGGYFEGAGILRDVVQNHLLQLLTLLCIEEPKSQDAEDIIKCKVDFLKSLHPVSKEDIVYGQYTKSANGKVPGYRELDGVADDSEVSTFCALQLRSEAPRWKGIPIIISAGKGLDRDYFEARITFKRREGGMFPTVDSSNVLVLRVYPKEFIALKGHIKQPGFSRQIVPVTLDVKYPEAFPDTWIHKAYEVVIADAINGKHTHFISDDEVRTSWKIFDDVLDTTGDLSPLPYAFGSHHGPDATLEFFKKRNLEWD